The Calothrix sp. PCC 7507 DNA segment GTCCTAGCTTTTTCCAATTTATGGCTCTTGTCATTACAGAGCGCATTAAGTTTTGCACTTCTTCCAAAACTAGGGGGATGAACCGCAAGGACAAGGTTAAGGTGAGTGTAATTTCTGTTACAGGCCACTTCAATTGCCGTAGGGGTTGCATTAAGCTTTCTATACCAGTAGTGATTTCTTCTGGTGCTGTTGTGAGCAAATATAGGTTGGTGCTGTAAATCACAGTAAACAGAATTGTACTCAGGCGCACCGCTAAATCTACAGAACGGCGAGTTACTTTAACAGGGCCTGTGTGAAATAGCACATAACTATATTCTTTATTGTTAATGAATGGTTTTTGGGAAACCTGAGTGGTGTTAGTCGTTGATGGTTGGGTGAAAATCTGTTCGTTGACTGGTTGGCGTGGCTGATAATCTATACCCAGTCCATCGGGACTAGCGGCGGTAATCACTAGGACAAAAAATGACAGCATCAATAGCCAACCCATTTGCTGTCGCCATACTCGCTGGGGAATTCTGGCGATTAAGGTGACAATAATTAATACTGCTACCAAGAGGATACGCCATTCATTGGTGGCAAAAGTGTAGCTGGTGAGAAAGCTCATCAACCAGGCGAATTTGACTCGCGGATCGATTTGATGCAGCCAAGTTTGGGGTTGTTCTAGATAAAGTCCTAGTGGTAGCGATCGCAGTAAATCCATAGGTAAGATAAAAGTTAAAAGTTAAAAGGCAAAAGAAAAAGGCAAAACTCCCTTTTACCTTTTCACCTTTCTACTTTTTACTTCATTTAACGCGAGTTGCCCTATTGAGATTACCACTTTCCATATCACGGACTTTTTTGCTGCGCCAGAGTAAGCGAATCGGAGTACCCTTGAACCCTAGGTGTTGGCGGAATTGCCTTTCAATATAGCGACGGTAGTTTTCGTTGAAGCGTTTGGCTTCGTTGACGAATAGGGCGATCGTTGGTGGTTGGATACTCACTTGTGTACCGTAATAAATCTTACCCTGGCGGCCACCTCGTGAAGCTGGCGGTGAATGCCAGCTAACAGCGTCTGTCAGGACTTCATTAATGACTGATGTCGTGACACGGCGTTTGTGGGACTCAGCCGCAGTATTCACCAACTCTAAAATCTTTTCTACCCGTTGTCCTGTGACGGCACTCACATAAATAGTGTCTGCCCATTCGGTAAAATGTAATCTGCCTTCTAGGTCTTTTTCGTAGTCGTAGATGGTGTATGAGTCTTTTTCGACAGCATCCCACTTATTGACGACAATGATGCAAGCTCGACCTTCTTCGAGAATCCGCCCAGCTAATTTTTGGTCTTGCTCTGTGACTCCATCTAGGGCATCTAGTACTAATAAAACCACATCGGCACGCCGGATGGCTTTAAAGGCGCGGTTGATGCTAAAGAATTCCGTGCCGTATTCTATGCTTTTCTTTTTACGAATACCGGCAGTGTCGATCAAGCGATAGGTTTGCTCGTTGCGTTCGACTACAGTATCAATTGCATCGCGGGTTGTACCAGAAATTGGGCTAACGATCGCTCTCTCTTCACCCACAAAAGCATTCAATAAGCTGGATTTGCCGACATTTGGACGGCCAATAATTGCTACTTTGATTTCGTTGGTTTCCGGTACTTCTGTGACGGCGGGAATGTGTTTAATTAACTCGTCCAGGATGTCTCCTGTACCACTACCATGAATTGCGGAGATGGGGAATGGCTCACCCAATCCTAATTCCCAAAATTCGGCAGCTTGCATTAAGCCTTGTTCTGGGGATTCACACTTATTGACAGCTAGCAGTACAGGTACGGGTTGTTGGCGCAACCACTCAGCAATTTCTTCATCAGCTGGTGTTGGGCCAGTTTGTCCATCAACAAGAAATATAGCAGCAGAGGCTTCTGCAAGTGCTGTCATTGCTTGTTGGCGAATCAGTGGTAAGAATTCGGTATCATCATTGAATACCAAGCCACCTGTATCTACCACCAAATATTCGCGATCGCTCCAGTAAGCAGGTTTGTAAGTGCGATCGCGCGTTACTCCTGGTTCATCATGGACAATCGCCGTTTGTTCCCCGGCGAGACGATTAACCAGGGTGGATTTGCCCACATTCGGGCGTCCGATAATTGCAACAATTGGCAGTGCCATAAAACCAGGATATGTAGAGACGTTAATATATCATGTCTCTACATTTTAGACTTGATTAGGTGGCATTTCCCAAGGGATATATTTACTCAATATTTATTACACTACTTAGATAAGTAGTATTAGCTAAATCTAGGTTGTATATGTATACACCCAACTTTTATATAGGACTACTATTTGATTTTTGAATTAAACGTAGGGTGGGCACTGCCCACCAGAACCGGGTTTCAGTGGGCAGTACCTACCCTATAAATACTCATTTTTTATAGCTGAATGATCAGCATTACAAGGTGTATCGCTTGACGTTTTGCATCAAAGTTAAGTATCTTTGTATACAAAATTATTTTACCTTAAGACAGGGAAAACACATGAACCGCAAAATGTTGTTAGGTGGTATTGCTGCTTTTGGACTATCTTTGCTCATACCTGCTTCGGGAATTGCTGCCAATACAGCAGATATTATTGGTCAATATAAATGTGAAGGGACAAATGCCGATGGCAGAACATATAAGGGTAAAGTAGCGATTAGCAAACAAGGAAATGCCTACTATTTGAGGTGGGTTGTTGGTAAAAACCAAAATTTCACTGGCGTTGGTGTTTTGGAAGGAAATGTACTTGCTGTTAGTTATTATGGGAGTTTCACAGGTGTCGTTGCCTATAGAGTTGAAGATAGTTCCCGGTTAGTTGGTAAGTGGACAACACCAACAGCAAAGGGACAAGTTAGTACTGAAGTCCTGACAAAATAATCATATAGAAATCCGGTTTGATTTTTGAACAAAATTAGGTATTGGTAGTGGCGTGGCAAATTGGTATTAGAAACATCACTCAATTTTTCTATTGCACTATTTTAGCTGTGTCGTTCCACTACGTATCTGTTCAAAAATCAAATAGTAATCCGATATATTGATGGCGCGATCGCCTCTCTAATCAATCAATTCTGCGTCTTGAAATACTTGTCTAACTGTCAATTCCAAACCAGGCAATAGCGTATCTACAATCGGCATATTATCTATATAGACTTGACTAACTCCATCTGATAAAAATACCCGAATACTCATTGCTTCTGGATCTACAACCCAAACTCTTAACACTCCCGCAGCAAAATAATCTCTAGCTTTCTCTTCAAATTCCTTCATTGTTTGATCGGGGGAAAGAATTTCAATTACCAACTCTGGAGGAATAGGACAAGCTTCATTACGTTGCCAACTTTTGGGTAGGCGTTCATAGGAAACGTAAGTCAAATCTGTTACTGGTGCCCAATCTTTACCCTTGCGCTTTAAAATAATAGCCCACTCTGCGACGGTTCGACCCTTGCCTTTACACCATGCATAAATGAGGAATAATAAAGCCCTTTGTAAAGCAGAATGAAAAAATTTTGGTGACACCTTGGGTACTGCATAACCATCTACAAACTCATAGTTTACATCCCCTTCTGGTAGGGATAGAAATTCTTCGAGAGTGAGTTTGTTTCCTATAGTTGCTTTAACCATGAGAAAACCACACAGGTATCTAATACCAATACTTTAACAGTAAACAGTTATCAACAACTATGATAACTGTTTACTGTTAACTGTTAACTGATTTAAGCTGCTTGTTCTGGTTCTGTCGGCAAATTCTGCCCGATTTTTGGCTCAGTTCCTGCTAGTAGTCGCTCAACATTGCCACGATGTCGCCAAATTACATACAACCCACCGATCGCAGCATATAAAATGCAGGGTATGGGTTGATGGAAAACTACCATAAACATGGAAACAGCGATCGCACCTGCTATGGAACTTAAAGAAACAATTCTCGATATCGCGATCACAATAGCAAACACACCTAAGGTTGCTAAACCCACCTGCCAACTAATCGCCAACAAAGTACCTAAACCAGTCGCCACTGATTTACCACCAGTAAAGCCTAAAAAAATTGATTTACTGTGTCCCAGAACTGCCGCAAATCCCGCTAAAGTTAATAACCAAGGTTGCCAAATATTCGCATCTACCGTTGGAGGGATAAAATCTGGGATAGGCGCAAAGTTGAACAACCCATAAACTAAAGCGATTGCTAATGCTCCTTTTAAGCAATCAATTAATAAAACAACTGCTCCAGGAACCTTTCCCAAGGTTCTCAACACGTTAGTGGCTCCAGTTGAACCAGAACCAACTTCCCGAATATCAATCCCCTTTAACTGCTTCACAGCAATATAACCAGTGGGAAAAGAACCCAGCAGGTAAGCTATGACCAAAATTGCTCCACACAAAGTCAACCAAATAGCCATAAGAAAAAAGTCAAAAGTTAAAAGTTAAAAGTTAAAAGTCACAAGTCACAAGTCAAAAATAGTAACCTTCATCTTTAACAAATGACTAATGACTAATGACAAATGACTAATTAATAATCATCATCATAATTTCTCACTGCTTTGGGGTCAGGGGCAAAAGCTAACCACAAGGGAAATTGTAGTAATGATAAACTAATTTGCTCCTCAGAATCATCAATGATAATTAAAGGTAGCTGGTTGGCTTTCACCAAACGGTCTGCTTTTTGGGCGAGGGCTTCTGATGCTTCAAATAATACTACGCCTCTATCGGGGCCAAAATCTGGGCGACCGATTCCTAAGCAATCTTGTAAGCCGCGCCGCCATTCGCCTAAACGTTCTGGTGTATTAGCTAAAACCAGTGTGCGAATGCGATCGCCATACAATTTATGTAAAATAGCGATCGCCGACGAAGCAATTAAAATATTCTGCAAGCGGCTACCCATTGTCCGCAAAGCACCCCGTCCCCCTTGGCTAAAAAACCAATTAGAAACACGTTCAGCATGAACAGGTTCAAAGGTACGGCGTAATTGCCAAGCAGGGCCATAGTAATCTGGTTGGCTGCGATATTGGTCAATTATGCGGCGAATCTGCTTTGTAGTATCTTGAAATTGCTGTTGGGCAAATTGTGGTATTCCTGTTTGGGGTTCCGCCACCTTCACTTCTTTGGCAACTGGTTTTTCCCGTTCTTTGACAGTCGGAGCTAATTGCAACTGCTCTGCTGCTGCTGCCAAATCTTGTAAACTACCCGTGAGATAGTCTTTAAAACCCTGCACCCGAATTGCCAAGTCTTGAGATGTCCCCGCAAAAGTGGTTCGCATTTCGTTACGGATGCGTTCCTGACGGCGTTCTAGTTGTTCTACAGAAATTTGCAGCGTTTGTTTGCGTTGTTCTAACTGTGTCAATGACTCTTGCACAAGTCGCCCCAGTGAGATTTGAGTCTCGCCTAATTGCGCTTGCAGATTTTTGTAGGTGGCTTGCAAGTCAGCTATTTCTGACTTTAAGGCTTCTTTAGTGCTTTGCAACTGAGCGACTCGTTCCGCTGCTTGTGTGTGTAGTAAATTAGCTTCTGATTCTATTTTTGCCTCCAGCGGCACAGTTTCCGCTTCTAACTGTGTCACCAGTTCACCAGTTGACTCGATTGTTGATTCAACAGCCGCGTCTTTTTGTGGTGTGTCAACTAATAGACTTTGCTTTTCTGTTTCTACCACTAGCTCAACAGATGAGTTTTCTGGTTGTTCAACTGTAGGGTTTTTTTCTTGTATTTGCTCCAACCACTCATCAATTTGTTCTGGAGTTTGAGATTCCTCTGGGTTCATAAACAATAGTGAATTCCTATGACGCGAATAAATAGCTTTCAGAAATATACAATTGACTTGTCCTTAAAGTAGTGATGATTTCGCCCTCACGACTAAGTCTTCAGCACTCACAATTGGGCACTAAATGCGCGGACAACGTTGTTCTAAGCAAGCTTTCAGGGTGTTGGGGTCAAATAAAATCGGCAAAAAGTGAATGCTTTTAATTTCTTTAAAGTAAAACAGGATGGGGATTCCAGTCCAAAAAATCCGCCAGTCTTGCCATTCTTGATAGGGAAAGCGCCGAATTAATTTTTCGCCTCTGTAAAGATCTAAGTCAGTGGCAGTAAATTGTAGCCGCAATGTTACTGTCTGGAACATGAGAAATAAGCCCAGCAATCCGAATACACCTCCAATCAGAGGTTGGACTAGCAGTAGTGGAATGGAGGCAACTACCAACACTACAGGGATATTGTAACTAGGTTTGAGTTCCACAGTTGATGTGGCATTAGGCGCAAACGAACTGGTCACAGTTTTAAATCATAGACATCTCTCCTATTTTAGGATTTCGTGGGTGTTGTCAGGAGTTAGGAGTCAGGAGTTATTTCTCCCCAATCCCCAATCCTATATCCCTTGTAGCAATGCACTACCAGCACCCTGAAACATTAACCAAGACAGGAAGAAGTTACTCACAAAGATAATTAGCAAGGCTGTGACAACAGCAGTTGTGGTGGATTGTCCTACTCCTTTAGCTCCTCCTGTCGTCGTCAAGCCCCAACTACAACCGACGACGGCTATTAAAAGTCCAAAGCAAAATGCTTTGATCATGGCGCTACAAATATCCCAAACACCCAGAAGGTTGCGGGCTGAGTCTAAAAATGTGGTATCAGAGAGGTTGTATAAATTCGTTGCTATTACCAACCCTCCTAGCATCCCTGTCACCAAAGACAGGAGGGTTAAAATTGGCAGCATTAAGCAGCAAGCCAAAACGCGGGGAATGACTAAATAATCAATTGGATCGGTTTTTAACATTAACAGGGCATCAATTTGCTCTGTCACCCGCATAGTACCGATTTCTGCGGCAAAAGCGGAACCAACTCGCCCCGCCAAAATTACCGCTGTCAGCACGGGTGTGAGTTCTCTTGTCAAGGCTACCGCTAGCACTCCGCCAACGATATTGCCTGCTCCAAAGTTCAAAAATTCTCGTGCTACCTGAATGGTAAATACAGCGCCCACAAAAACAGCTGTTAGTAGGGCAATAAACAGGGAGTCTGGTCCAACCGCTGCCATTTGCTCTTTAGTGTTGCGCCAATGGATTTTTCCTCTGAGTAGGTGAACTAGTACTTGTCCACCCAAGAAAATTGCTGCCAGCAACCGCTGACTCCATGCTCCTAAACTGGATTTGGATATAGTTTCGCTCAATGTTTTGTAGCTAACTCGGTAACTGCCTTAAGAATAGCGAAAGTCAAGGGGCAGGAGTCAAGGGGCTGGGGGCAGGGAGCAGGGGGAGATGAGAATACCTAATTACCCCAATGCCCAATGCCCAATGCCCCAATCCAATTGGCTCAAACATTAACTTAATTTAAAGCTTCTCTCAGAAAGTTAAGTTTCTTTGAAGCGTGTTTTCATGCGGTTTAAAATTAAGTTCTGAATTTAACCCTTATCTGGCAAGGATTATGACGATTTTATTCTTGACTGGGGATGAAAGTATTTAATATTATTGGCACTCAGCTATTTTAATGAAAACTTAAGATTTTTGACATATTGGCTGTGCTGCAGCGATCGCACGTATTGTAGAAAATGACATGGAGCTTTCTATCTATTGTCCACTTTATTCACGGAGCTTGCGTTAAATGACTCTTTTTACCAACTTTCTCCGTTCTCTGCTGCTCACGGTGATTTTCAGTTTTGTCGCACCCTTGTTTCTCGTCGGTGGCTTTTTACTTATCCTTTCCCTGATCGGCAACTTACCAGGGTTACAAGATGTAACGGAAGCGATCGCTACTCAGATTATGCATTTTCTCGCCACTTTTGGCAGTGGTAGTCCCCTGCACGGCATATTTGTAATTAGTTTGACTTGCAGTTTCGTGGGGGCGCTGTTTGATGTTTACGCCTATTATCGGTGTCAAATTTTACGAATTGATTCCTAAGTATTAAAGATTTAATTATATTATTTCGTTACTCATCAAATACTCAAAATATCTGTCCATAATTGCGGAACAATGCTGGTCTTAGCCCAATAATCAGACTGGCATTGCTAGGTTCTGGTTAATTAAAATAGTTAACGATAATTTTCGAGCAAGTACATATTTAAGCGTTAGCCGCTAACTTTTAGGGGCTAACGCTTCATGAGTAGATATAAGATAATTTTTTAGCCTGCAACTTTTATAAGATTCTTTAAGGCATGTGACGAGCATAGCAAATAAACACCTACGCAAAATCTAAAAATTTAATTAAAATTTGTAGTAGCACAATGCCTGCTGATTTTTTTTAAACAGAGCAAAGCAGTCCGTATGGCCGCTAGGCGTTTTATATTGAGATTATTACGAGGTTTCGTGACTGCTTATGGTTTGGCCTTTTAAACCCAGGTTTTCTAAACAAATTGCCCGGATTGAAATTACTGGTGCGATCGCCGGTGCTACTCGCAAACGTGTGTTGGAAGCACTGAAAACAGTAGAAGAAAAAAAATTTCCCGCCTTACTACTACGCATCGATAGTCCTGGCGGTACGGTCGGAGACTCACAAGAAATTTACAGTGCTTTGAAGCGACTACGCAACAAAATTAAAATTGTTGCTAGTTTTGGTAATATTTCGGCTTCTGGCGGTGTCTACATCGGCATGGGAGCAGAACATATCATTGCTAACCCAGGTACAATTACAGGCAGCATTGGTGTAATTTTGCGTGGCAATAACTTAGAACGATTGCTGGAAAAAATCGGTGTTTCCTTCAAAGTAATCAAGTCTGGCCCATACAAGGACATTTTGGCATTCGACCGAGAACTGACTACACCCGAACAAAACATCCTGCAAGAACTGATTGACGTAAGTTATCAGCAATTTGTGCAAACAGTAGCGGAGGCGAGGTCTTTAGGGATAGAAACTGTTAAAAGTTTTGCTGATGGTCGGATTTTTACTGGACAGCAAGCCTTAGAGTTAGGAGTTGTAGATCGTTTAGGAACAGAGGAAGATGCACTGCGTTGGACAGCAGAACTAGTCGGTCTCGATCCTGAAAAAACACCATGCTACACCCTAGAAGAACGTAAACCCCTACTAAGTCGCTTTTTACCAGGGAGTCGCCAAGTTTCATCAGGAATTGGGGCTGCTATTGATTGGTGGGAATTTGAAATGTCTACTAGTGGTCTGCCACTGTGGTTGTACCGACCGTAAATAATTGTTTGTCATTTGTCCTGAGTTTTTTGACAAATGACCAATACTTCGACTTCGCTCAGTACAAGTGACAAATGACCAATGACTAAATACAAGGAGGAATTTGGCGTGGACGTGGAGTGGCAAATGCGGGCTATTCGTGGAGCAACAACCGTTTCCGACAATACTGTGGAAGCAATGCGGGATGCGGTGACGGAATTGCTAGATAAGTTGGAAAGTCGAAATCAACTCCAACCAAAGGATATGATTAGTGTGACTTTTTCGGTAACTCGCGATCTGGATGCTATTTTTCCAGCTGCGATCGCTAGAGCGCGTCCTGGTTGGGATAATGTGGCCATGTTGGATGTGCAGCAAATGCATGTTGACGGCAGTTTACAGCGCTGCATTCGGTTCTTAATCCACGCCTATCTGCCAGCCTCTGCCTCAATTCATCATATCTATTTACGCAACGCCGCTAGCTTGCGTCCCGACTGGAGTTTACCCCAGACTTTACAAGCATCACAGCCAGCAGTTAAGTCGAAAGTTTAAAATACCCACGTAAATTGTTTGTTTTTCTGGTGGACTACCGTTAGTGCCTTGCTACTGACTCTTGACTCTTTTCTGGAACAAAACCAGCTTGTTCAATTGCCCTTTGCCCTTGGTCAGTCTGCAAAAATCTGGTGTAAGCTTCTCCAACTTGCTGTTCTCGTCCCTTGTTCTGCTTAATAATCACAAACAATTTAGTGGTAATCGGATAGCTACCATTCTTAATCGCTTCTGTGTTGAGTTGATTTCGCTTTTGTGGACACTGGTTTGGCGATACTAAAGGTTCACGGTATGGGAGAATTAGCTGACCAGAAGTGACACCCAGAGGTAGCGGTTTAACCAAACATTGATGCACTATTCCCCGCGCCGAAGCATAATACAGACCGCCAGGGGTTTGATTGACAAGGCGCAGTGCTTCTGTAGTGGAATAGACAAACTGCACTTGAGAACCTAGGGCTTGCTTGTCTAAAACTTGCTTTCCAGAAAGTAGTACTATGTCCGCGTTTTCTGGGGGCAAAGAGAAGGGAGTGATGGTCAAATCTGGACCACCAACTTGCTTCCAGTTAGTAATCTGCCCCAGATAGATTTGCTCTAACTGATCTATAGTTAACCCAGACACCTGAAGATTTGGATTGACTACTACTGCAACCCCATCAATGCCAACCTGATGTTGTCCCAGGGTGAAGCCTCGCTGTCGAGCTATATCGGATTCTGCTTGGGTGAGGGGACGGGAAGACGCAGTAAAATCCAATTTCCCGTTTAGTAACATGCTAATACCTGAGCCAGAACCAGGACTCATCCCATCAGGTGGATTTACATAGCGCAACTGTAGTTCCGGGCGCATAAACTGAATTTGAGAATCTACGAATTGCCTAATGGGTGCCCAGGCAGTGCTTCCACCATAGTTGAATGAACCGATAGGCACATCAGTAACAGTATTAAAGTTTGAAGCTGCCACGGCAGAAGCTTTGTCTGCTCCTTGATTCGACCCAGAAGACCCATCAACACCAATTTGTAGACGTGGTCTCAACCATAACCACAAACCGCCAATGATTGCAACTGTAACCAGTTCGCCAATCACCAGACCTCTGATCATCTGTAAGGCGTCTTGGCTAAGTGGAACGCTTTTTCTGCTATCATTAGTCATCTCACACTTCCTATAATGAAGTTTAGAAAAGACTTCCGGGTATTTACCACCAGTTTTATTAATTAGACACGATATATTAAATTCTAGTCGTAGTTAATTAAATAGATATTCTTAAGTAAGAGTACTTAATGCAGCCGCTAGGGACAATGTAACATGTTAATCAGCAAGTTACTAGGGGAGCGTTACCAAGTTGTTCAAGTTTTAAGTCAAGGTGCGTTTTGTCAAACCTACATGGTGAAAGACACAAACCTGGCTGATAGCCCTGTGTGCATCGTCAAACATTTCTTACCTAGCGATCGCTATTCTATTCCAGTAGAAATCCGCAGACGGCTATTTAAGAGAGAAGTAGCAGCTTTAGAAAAACTGAGCAATTATGACTTAGTGCCGCATCTTTTAGCTCATTTTGAAGATAATTTTGAGTTCTATCTGGTGCAGGAGTTTATTGAAGGACATCTCCTGGGCGCTGAACTATCGCCTGGTTACGGCTGGACTGAAAGCAAAGTTATTCAAATGCTACAAGAGGTTTTGGACATCCTGGATTTTGTTCACAGTCACGGATTAATCCATCGAGATGTCAAGCCGACGAATATTATTAGACGCAAGCAAGACAATCGGTTAGTACTGATTGATTTTGGTGCTGTCAAACCAATCTGGGATCAGTTAGTCGTAGATCAAACAAAGACTCCCATCTTGATTCCCACTGCACAACAGACTACTATTGCGATCGGGACACCGGGCTATATGCCTAATGAGCAACAACGAGGTAAGCCGCGTCTTAATAGTGACATATATGCGTTAGGGATGATTGGTATCCAAGCCCTAACAGGGGTACATCCAACGCATTTACCAGAAGATGCCAATACAGGTGACGTGATTTGGCAAGACCTCGCACAAGTTAGTACTGAACTGACTTCGGTGCTAAACAAAATGGTACACTACCACTTTCAAGATAGATATAAGTCAGCAAAAGAGGCACTCTTAGCACTAGAACCCCTAGCCCATCTCTACCCATCAAAACAAGAGTCAGCTGTTTCTCCATTATCAGTCAGCAAAATATTGGAGCCTCAACAGCCCTCACTAGGGCAGAACAATAACTCAGAACTGAGGTTAAGCGATGATAGAAGTGATACCACAATACCGGGAACGTTAATCTCACCAATACAGGAACCGATAGGTGGAAGGCTAAAGTCTCAAATCTCTTTGTCCGAACAAAAAATTCCTCAATTTTTGGCGAATCATGCATCAAAATCATTCTCAGATAACCAGACAAGTACTACTACTATTTCTATAGTTCCCCGCAAATCTGCTCTCATGATTGGCTTAGTAGCGGGTGTGTTTTCTGGGCTAGTTCTCATGCTTGTTAGCTATTGGTCTTTGCAGATAATTGCGCCCACACCTAAGATTGAAAATTGGCAACTTCAAATACCAAAAAAATCTCCTTAGCCTACGGTTATAGTTGCCTTTGTTCGTTGGGTGATGGTTGGGGCTGAGATTGAACACTATCTCTATGAATTAAAAACGCTACAATCCCAACTACAACTAAGTTAGTAATTAGCAGCCCAATAGCACTGTATATCCAAACTTTTTTCTTTGGTTGATCTGCCAATTCAGTTGGATTAGGTTCGTTGTGCATAGGTTTTTCCACGGCGGCCTAATCAATACCTTTTTATTTTATCGCTATTCTCAAGATAGATTCTCCGATGCCAAAGAATATTAACTAACTGTACTCATAACGCACTATTTTAGCTGTGTAAACAAAGCTCAAACTCTTCTACCTATTGCCGATTGCCTATAGCGGTTCTCGCTCGGATAAAACACAATTGAGGCGGGGAAACCCCGCCCCTACTTTGCGATTTTAAATCGTACTTAACTGATCTGAAAACCTCTACAAATCAGGAGGTAAAATTACTTGATCGATCGCATGGATAACTCCATTGCTACCTTGGATATCGGCCTGAGTCACTTTAGCTTCATTGACTGTCACACCAGCAGCAGGATCAACCTTAACGTTGATTGCACCGCCTTCAATGCTCTTAACTTCGCCAGATTTTAAATCCTTTGATAGTACCTTACCACTCACCACATGGTAGGTTAACAGCTTGACCAATACTTCTTTATTTTCTGGTTTCAACAAATCTCTCACAGCGTCTTTTGGCAATTTAGCAAACGCCGCATCAGTGGGTGCAAAAATGGTGAAGTTATCTTTTCCTTGCAGAGTTTCTGTCAATCCTGCAGCTTTCAACGCTTTTGCTAGTGTTGTAAAGGAAGCGTTGGACTCTGTTAGTGCTACCAAGTTTTTCCCTTGATTATCAGTTGTCCCTGCTGCTGGCTTAGTGTCAGTAGGTACAGTTGTCGAGGGTTTTACGTTTCGTGGTGTCCTGGGTGCAGTTTCAGGAGTAGTTGGGGTAGGTACAACTTCAGGAGTAGTTGGGGTAGGTGCAGCGCTACCACCACGGTTATA contains these protein-coding regions:
- the plsY gene encoding glycerol-3-phosphate 1-O-acyltransferase PlsY; amino-acid sequence: MAIWLTLCGAILVIAYLLGSFPTGYIAVKQLKGIDIREVGSGSTGATNVLRTLGKVPGAVVLLIDCLKGALAIALVYGLFNFAPIPDFIPPTVDANIWQPWLLTLAGFAAVLGHSKSIFLGFTGGKSVATGLGTLLAISWQVGLATLGVFAIVIAISRIVSLSSIAGAIAVSMFMVVFHQPIPCILYAAIGGLYVIWRHRGNVERLLAGTEPKIGQNLPTEPEQAA
- a CDS encoding energy-coupling factor transporter transmembrane protein EcfT, giving the protein MDLLRSLPLGLYLEQPQTWLHQIDPRVKFAWLMSFLTSYTFATNEWRILLVAVLIIVTLIARIPQRVWRQQMGWLLMLSFFVLVITAASPDGLGIDYQPRQPVNEQIFTQPSTTNTTQVSQKPFINNKEYSYVLFHTGPVKVTRRSVDLAVRLSTILFTVIYSTNLYLLTTAPEEITTGIESLMQPLRQLKWPVTEITLTLTLSLRFIPLVLEEVQNLMRSVMTRAINWKKLGLKGAVKLWMIVAERLLENLLLRAEQMASAMMVRGFTSPNEHRVVWHDLRLKARDWLAIAALTLFWGVRLALGNKF
- a CDS encoding Uma2 family endonuclease, which codes for MVKATIGNKLTLEEFLSLPEGDVNYEFVDGYAVPKVSPKFFHSALQRALLFLIYAWCKGKGRTVAEWAIILKRKGKDWAPVTDLTYVSYERLPKSWQRNEACPIPPELVIEILSPDQTMKEFEEKARDYFAAGVLRVWVVDPEAMSIRVFLSDGVSQVYIDNMPIVDTLLPGLELTVRQVFQDAELID
- a CDS encoding DUF3119 family protein → MTSSFAPNATSTVELKPSYNIPVVLVVASIPLLLVQPLIGGVFGLLGLFLMFQTVTLRLQFTATDLDLYRGEKLIRRFPYQEWQDWRIFWTGIPILFYFKEIKSIHFLPILFDPNTLKACLEQRCPRI
- the sppA gene encoding signal peptide peptidase SppA; this encodes MVWPFKPRFSKQIARIEITGAIAGATRKRVLEALKTVEEKKFPALLLRIDSPGGTVGDSQEIYSALKRLRNKIKIVASFGNISASGGVYIGMGAEHIIANPGTITGSIGVILRGNNLERLLEKIGVSFKVIKSGPYKDILAFDRELTTPEQNILQELIDVSYQQFVQTVAEARSLGIETVKSFADGRIFTGQQALELGVVDRLGTEEDALRWTAELVGLDPEKTPCYTLEERKPLLSRFLPGSRQVSSGIGAAIDWWEFEMSTSGLPLWLYRP
- a CDS encoding MlaE family lipid ABC transporter permease subunit, translated to MSETISKSSLGAWSQRLLAAIFLGGQVLVHLLRGKIHWRNTKEQMAAVGPDSLFIALLTAVFVGAVFTIQVAREFLNFGAGNIVGGVLAVALTRELTPVLTAVILAGRVGSAFAAEIGTMRVTEQIDALLMLKTDPIDYLVIPRVLACCLMLPILTLLSLVTGMLGGLVIATNLYNLSDTTFLDSARNLLGVWDICSAMIKAFCFGLLIAVVGCSWGLTTTGGAKGVGQSTTTAVVTALLIIFVSNFFLSWLMFQGAGSALLQGI
- a CDS encoding DUF3086 domain-containing protein; its protein translation is MNPEESQTPEQIDEWLEQIQEKNPTVEQPENSSVELVVETEKQSLLVDTPQKDAAVESTIESTGELVTQLEAETVPLEAKIESEANLLHTQAAERVAQLQSTKEALKSEIADLQATYKNLQAQLGETQISLGRLVQESLTQLEQRKQTLQISVEQLERRQERIRNEMRTTFAGTSQDLAIRVQGFKDYLTGSLQDLAAAAEQLQLAPTVKEREKPVAKEVKVAEPQTGIPQFAQQQFQDTTKQIRRIIDQYRSQPDYYGPAWQLRRTFEPVHAERVSNWFFSQGGRGALRTMGSRLQNILIASSAIAILHKLYGDRIRTLVLANTPERLGEWRRGLQDCLGIGRPDFGPDRGVVLFEASEALAQKADRLVKANQLPLIIIDDSEEQISLSLLQFPLWLAFAPDPKAVRNYDDDY
- the der gene encoding ribosome biogenesis GTPase Der, giving the protein MALPIVAIIGRPNVGKSTLVNRLAGEQTAIVHDEPGVTRDRTYKPAYWSDREYLVVDTGGLVFNDDTEFLPLIRQQAMTALAEASAAIFLVDGQTGPTPADEEIAEWLRQQPVPVLLAVNKCESPEQGLMQAAEFWELGLGEPFPISAIHGSGTGDILDELIKHIPAVTEVPETNEIKVAIIGRPNVGKSSLLNAFVGEERAIVSPISGTTRDAIDTVVERNEQTYRLIDTAGIRKKKSIEYGTEFFSINRAFKAIRRADVVLLVLDALDGVTEQDQKLAGRILEEGRACIIVVNKWDAVEKDSYTIYDYEKDLEGRLHFTEWADTIYVSAVTGQRVEKILELVNTAAESHKRRVTTSVINEVLTDAVSWHSPPASRGGRQGKIYYGTQVSIQPPTIALFVNEAKRFNENYRRYIERQFRQHLGFKGTPIRLLWRSKKVRDMESGNLNRATRVK